Proteins from a genomic interval of Candidatus Nomurabacteria bacterium:
- the rfbB gene encoding dTDP-glucose 4,6-dehydratase: MRILVTGGAGFIGSNFVHLTLKEHPEHHITVIDKLTYAGNKQSLSEVLDKIEFIEGDICDKNLIDKLISECDLVVHFAAESHNDNSIADPYPFIETNIIGTFRILEAVKKHNKKLHHISTDEVYGDLELDDPAKFTPNTPYNPSSPYSSSKASSDMLIRAWVRTYGIHATISNCSNNYGPRQHVEKMIPRQITNLLSGSKLKLYGKGENVRDWIHVDDHNSGVWAIIEKGKSGETYLIGADGEKSNIEVFNLILKEMNKDESYLEHVKDRPGHDLRYAIDNSKLVNELGWSPRYTNFEEGLRATIEWYKNNEKWWKPQKVETEEKYKRIGV; encoded by the coding sequence ATGAGAATTCTAGTAACTGGAGGGGCTGGCTTCATCGGCAGTAATTTCGTTCACCTTACCCTCAAAGAACACCCTGAACACCATATAACTGTCATCGATAAGCTAACTTATGCCGGAAATAAACAAAGCTTAAGTGAGGTACTCGATAAGATCGAATTTATAGAGGGCGACATCTGTGATAAAAATTTGATTGATAAACTAATAAGCGAATGTGATTTAGTAGTTCATTTTGCAGCTGAAAGCCATAATGACAATTCCATTGCTGATCCTTATCCATTTATTGAGACAAATATTATAGGAACTTTTAGAATACTTGAAGCTGTAAAAAAACATAATAAAAAGCTTCATCATATATCTACGGATGAAGTTTATGGAGATTTAGAGCTTGATGATCCAGCTAAATTTACTCCAAATACACCGTATAATCCTTCCAGTCCGTACTCATCATCTAAAGCAAGTAGCGATATGCTAATAAGAGCATGGGTGAGAACGTATGGTATCCATGCCACCATTTCAAATTGCTCAAACAACTACGGTCCGAGGCAACATGTCGAAAAAATGATTCCGCGCCAGATTACTAATTTATTGTCTGGCTCAAAACTTAAACTCTATGGTAAAGGAGAGAACGTAAGAGACTGGATACATGTTGACGATCATAACAGTGGAGTATGGGCGATCATTGAAAAAGGTAAGTCTGGAGAGACCTACTTAATTGGCGCAGATGGTGAAAAAAGTAACATTGAAGTTTTTAATCTAATTCTTAAAGAGATGAATAAAGACGAAAGTTACTTAGAGCACGTTAAAGATAGGCCAGGCCACGACTTAAGATATGCAATTGACAATAGCAAGTTAGTAAATGAGCTCGGATGGTCACCTCGATATACAAACTTTGAAGAAGGACTTAGGGCAACAATCGAGTGGTACAAGAATAACGAAAAATGGTGGAAGCCTCAAAAGGTTGAGACTGAAGAGAAATACAAGAGGATAGGAGTATAA
- a CDS encoding glycosyltransferase family 4 protein — protein MNKTKQRILIDARIIGTGTGDYAEGILNELQKLDHQNEYIIILDPATKLHVSAPNFREYRSKNTARNHMFFIRGNLNLAWEMYRLRADVFWGSFQHIPFFYFKRKTVVTVHDLTQVRIANPKSKIEKREEWKKDKKAVIKDKVRKLPFSLIPRSILMFFLNLFSFRFSVWRAKHIFTPSKYVKNDVIDYFKLKPEKVSVTVNGGVILNRLTKDESIKKLLKKDFLLYVGTDHGHKNLNILLEVMDKIRDVKPDLNLVFAGRKDRNYVTIQNRARELNLEDRVHVLGFVSDGEKGWLFKHAKLYVFPSLSEGFGIPPLEAMAYDLPVIASDKTAIPEVCGDAAVYFDPTDKDDIAKKILDTIDNEKLKKDLIKKGRERNKLFKWEDSAKVVLAELTKL, from the coding sequence ATGAACAAGACTAAACAAAGAATCTTAATCGATGCACGCATAATTGGTACTGGTACTGGAGATTATGCTGAGGGTATTTTAAATGAGCTTCAAAAGTTAGATCATCAGAATGAATATATTATTATCTTAGATCCTGCGACCAAGTTGCATGTTTCTGCTCCAAATTTTAGAGAATATCGTTCTAAGAACACTGCTAGAAACCATATGTTCTTTATAAGAGGTAATTTAAACCTAGCTTGGGAAATGTACAGGTTAAGAGCTGATGTTTTTTGGGGAAGTTTTCAACACATCCCTTTCTTTTACTTTAAGAGAAAGACTGTTGTAACTGTTCATGATCTGACTCAAGTCAGAATTGCTAACCCTAAGAGTAAGATTGAAAAGCGTGAAGAGTGGAAAAAGGATAAGAAAGCTGTAATTAAGGACAAAGTCCGTAAGCTCCCCTTCTCTCTTATTCCTCGTTCAATTCTAATGTTCTTTTTGAATCTCTTTAGTTTTAGATTTAGTGTTTGGCGTGCAAAGCATATCTTTACTCCCTCTAAGTATGTAAAGAATGATGTGATTGATTATTTCAAACTAAAGCCAGAGAAAGTTAGTGTAACTGTAAATGGGGGTGTTATTTTAAATAGACTTACAAAAGATGAGTCTATTAAGAAGCTGCTTAAGAAAGACTTTTTGCTTTATGTTGGGACAGATCATGGCCATAAGAACTTAAATATCTTATTAGAAGTGATGGATAAGATACGAGATGTTAAACCTGATTTGAACCTAGTCTTTGCTGGTAGGAAAGATAGAAATTATGTGACTATCCAAAATAGGGCTAGGGAGCTGAATCTTGAAGATAGAGTTCATGTCCTAGGGTTTGTCAGTGATGGAGAAAAAGGTTGGTTATTTAAGCATGCAAAGCTGTATGTTTTCCCTTCTCTTTCTGAAGGATTTGGAATTCCCCCGCTAGAGGCGATGGCGTACGATCTTCCAGTTATTGCAAGCGATAAGACTGCCATTCCGGAAGTTTGCGGGGATGCTGCAGTTTATTTTGATCCTACTGACAAGGACGATATTGCTAAAAAGATTCTAGATACCATCGATAATGAGAAGTTAAAAAAAGATTTAATAAAGAAAGGCCGTGAAAGGAATAAATTATTTAAGTGGGAAGATAGTGCGAAGGTAGTCTTGGCTGAATTAACAAAGCTTTGA
- a CDS encoding TrmH family RNA methyltransferase — protein sequence MKELAVVLNNVRSCENVGSILRTADFFGFEYVWFVGVTPYPTLENDQRLPHIREKLDKQIKKVSLGAEKNLTMIHESSLEVAVNKLKDMGWNIIGLEQNSKSVDISRYKFKSKKNVVVLGTEVTGLDFDDLSLVDEIVEIPRYGKKESLNVSVAFGIVASQASGSFK from the coding sequence ATGAAAGAGTTGGCTGTGGTGTTAAATAATGTGAGGAGCTGTGAGAATGTTGGCTCTATCTTAAGAACTGCAGATTTTTTTGGGTTCGAATATGTGTGGTTTGTGGGAGTTACTCCCTACCCTACCCTAGAAAATGACCAACGTTTACCTCACATAAGAGAAAAGTTAGATAAACAGATTAAAAAAGTCTCTTTAGGTGCCGAAAAAAATTTAACAATGATTCATGAATCATCTTTAGAAGTAGCTGTCAATAAACTAAAAGATATGGGTTGGAATATTATCGGCCTAGAGCAGAACTCAAAGTCTGTGGATATTAGTAGATATAAATTTAAGAGTAAGAAGAATGTTGTTGTATTAGGTACTGAGGTTACTGGTCTAGACTTTGACGACTTAAGTTTAGTGGATGAAATTGTTGAAATACCTAGATATGGTAAAAAAGAAAGTTTAAATGTGAGTGTGGCTTTTGGGATAGTTGCATCACAGGCATCAGGTTCTTTTAAATAG
- a CDS encoding RNA polymerase sigma factor, whose product MTRKTNDTKSDEAVAELFLNDLNNLVYFEDLILRYEPKLLRYVRSLGVEQNLAYDVVQDCFIKAYRNIRSFNPKKGKWSSWIYRIAHNCAMDSFKKSKKDLTVDEDEWWDSISVPETITEELNIKLNNENLMYGLRKVDLKYREPLTLYYLENKSYKEIGDILRMPVPTVSTRIKRGKDKLKEVINNDLMAKDNLKVKKMEEVI is encoded by the coding sequence ATGACTAGGAAAACGAACGATACAAAAAGTGATGAAGCTGTGGCAGAGCTTTTTTTAAATGATTTAAATAATTTAGTATACTTTGAGGATTTAATTTTAAGGTACGAGCCAAAATTGTTGAGATATGTAAGATCTTTAGGGGTTGAGCAGAACTTAGCTTACGACGTGGTTCAAGATTGTTTTATAAAAGCTTACAGAAATATAAGAAGTTTCAATCCAAAAAAAGGCAAATGGAGCTCTTGGATTTATAGGATTGCTCATAATTGTGCGATGGATTCTTTTAAAAAGTCAAAAAAAGATCTAACAGTTGATGAGGATGAATGGTGGGATAGTATCTCAGTCCCTGAGACTATTACTGAGGAGTTGAACATTAAACTTAACAATGAGAACCTGATGTATGGGTTGAGAAAGGTAGATCTTAAATATAGAGAGCCATTAACGTTGTATTATCTTGAAAATAAATCTTATAAAGAGATTGGAGATATTTTAAGAATGCCGGTTCCTACGGTTAGTACGAGAATAAAGCGTGGGAAGGATAAGCTTAAAGAGGTAATTAATAATGATCTGATGGCAAAAGATAACCTTAAGGTTAAAAAGATGGAGGAGGTAATTTAG